One Kaistella polysaccharea DNA segment encodes these proteins:
- a CDS encoding pyridoxine 5'-phosphate synthase yields MTKLSVNINKIATLRNARGGDLPSVTEAAIKLQEFGAQGITIHPRPDQRHITRKDVYDLKPLVHTEFNIEGNPHRSFIDMVLEIKPEQVTLVPDGDDAITSNAGWDCEKHLGFLQNVISEFKNAGIRTSVFLDPNPEMVKFASKTGADRIELYTESYAKNYSVNKEEAIKSYVETALEAEKLALGINAGHDLSLENLKYFADHIPNLLEVSIGHALVSEALYMGLENTVQAYLKRLAKW; encoded by the coding sequence ATGACAAAACTTAGTGTAAATATTAATAAAATTGCCACGCTCAGAAATGCACGCGGCGGAGATTTGCCAAGCGTAACAGAAGCTGCTATAAAATTGCAGGAGTTCGGAGCGCAAGGAATTACCATTCATCCAAGACCCGATCAGAGGCACATTACGCGTAAAGATGTTTATGATTTAAAACCTTTGGTTCACACAGAATTTAATATTGAGGGAAATCCACATCGATCTTTTATCGATATGGTTTTAGAAATAAAACCGGAGCAAGTGACTTTGGTGCCAGATGGCGATGATGCGATCACTTCTAATGCGGGCTGGGATTGTGAAAAACATTTGGGTTTCCTACAAAACGTAATTTCAGAATTTAAAAATGCAGGCATCAGGACTTCCGTATTTTTAGATCCGAATCCTGAAATGGTGAAATTTGCCAGCAAAACCGGAGCTGACCGTATTGAATTATATACAGAATCGTACGCTAAAAACTATTCAGTAAATAAAGAAGAAGCCATTAAATCCTACGTGGAAACGGCTCTAGAAGCTGAAAAATTAGCTTTGGGAATTAATGCCGGTCACGATTTGAGTTTAGAAAATTTGAAATATTTCGCAGATCATATTCCGAATCTCTTAGAAGTTTCGATTGGTCATGCTTTGGTTTCAGAAGCGCTTTATATGGGACTTGAAAATACAGTGCAGGCTTATCTAAAGAGGTTGGCAAAGTGGTAA
- a CDS encoding alpha/beta fold hydrolase produces the protein MEILHSKIYGQEKTGIPLLVFHGLFGMLDNWGSFGKEMGEFFPIHLIDLRNHGKSFHSPEMSHDDLAHDILHYMDFHGLEKINLLGHSLGGKAVMQFAVKYPVKVNKLIVVDISPKAYPPHHQGILKALQSVDFTTATSRQKVEEVLCEYIPEKSVVLFLTKNLYWTDDKKLNWRFNLKTLAEKYEEFVSNAIKFGVFSGETLFISGEKSNYILPQDEFQIKQQFPNSSVVTIKNASHWVQADNPTDFNEVVKDFLAEK, from the coding sequence ATGGAAATTCTACACTCAAAAATTTATGGACAGGAAAAAACTGGAATTCCACTTTTGGTTTTTCATGGTTTATTTGGTATGCTCGATAACTGGGGAAGTTTTGGCAAAGAAATGGGCGAGTTTTTCCCCATTCATCTCATTGATTTAAGAAATCACGGCAAAAGTTTTCACTCGCCAGAAATGTCACATGATGATCTTGCGCACGATATTCTACATTACATGGATTTTCACGGGCTTGAAAAAATTAATCTTTTGGGGCATTCGTTGGGGGGAAAAGCAGTGATGCAGTTCGCCGTGAAATATCCGGTAAAAGTGAATAAACTGATCGTTGTAGATATTTCCCCAAAAGCGTATCCGCCTCATCATCAGGGAATCCTGAAGGCGCTTCAAAGTGTGGATTTTACCACCGCAACATCTAGGCAGAAAGTTGAAGAAGTTCTTTGCGAATATATTCCAGAAAAATCGGTCGTTCTTTTCCTAACTAAAAATCTCTACTGGACGGATGATAAAAAACTCAATTGGCGTTTTAATTTAAAAACGTTAGCTGAAAAGTATGAGGAGTTTGTCTCGAATGCAATAAAATTTGGAGTTTTTAGCGGTGAAACTTTATTTATCTCAGGCGAAAAATCCAATTATATTTTGCCACAGGATGAGTTTCAAATAAAGCAGCAATTTCCCAATTCTTCTGTAGTGACTATAAAAAATGCCAGTCATTGGGTTCAGGCAGATAATCCGACAGACTTTAATGAAGTTGTTAAAGATTTTCTCGCCGAAAAATAA
- a CDS encoding NAD-dependent epimerase/dehydratase family protein has product MVLVTGATGILGRVIVLDLLKRGRSVRATKRPSSNLKEVENSYRFYTDDAQEWFHKIEWMDVDFEDSNSLATALINISEVYHCAAKVSFHPNDRRAMYHTNIAGTRNLLFALENSGVKKFCFVSSTAVLDGFNEKGEVTEDSNYNPKSNHSPYARSKHFSEMEVWRASAEGLNTVIINPGVIIGSGNWNSSSGEMFDSFVKYPYAMGGSSAYVDVRDVSKIAVTLMENNDFGERYIVISATERLLKVSNFVRKRLGKRKAQLLPEFILKIGYFLNIFLGWLFPKLRMLNKVNLETVTSHHLVSNEKIREKLDYEFISVFDSLDFHLNNYISDHQP; this is encoded by the coding sequence ATGGTTTTAGTTACTGGCGCTACTGGAATTCTCGGCCGTGTTATCGTTTTAGATTTACTGAAACGTGGAAGAAGCGTGCGTGCGACGAAAAGACCTTCAAGTAATTTAAAAGAAGTTGAAAATTCCTACCGATTTTACACCGATGATGCTCAAGAATGGTTTCATAAAATTGAATGGATGGATGTCGATTTTGAAGATTCTAATTCTTTGGCAACGGCACTCATTAATATTTCAGAAGTTTATCACTGTGCCGCAAAAGTAAGTTTTCACCCGAATGACCGCCGCGCGATGTATCATACCAATATTGCCGGAACACGAAATCTTCTATTTGCACTTGAAAATTCTGGGGTGAAGAAGTTTTGCTTTGTTAGTTCCACCGCAGTTTTGGATGGTTTTAATGAAAAGGGCGAAGTTACAGAAGATTCCAACTACAACCCGAAATCCAATCATTCACCTTACGCGCGGTCCAAACACTTTTCAGAGATGGAAGTTTGGCGCGCATCTGCGGAAGGTTTGAATACGGTAATAATTAATCCAGGCGTGATTATAGGCAGTGGGAATTGGAATTCCAGCAGCGGCGAGATGTTCGATTCTTTTGTGAAATATCCTTACGCGATGGGTGGCAGTTCGGCGTATGTAGATGTTCGTGATGTTTCTAAAATTGCAGTGACCCTGATGGAGAATAATGATTTTGGGGAAAGATATATTGTAATTTCTGCAACCGAACGACTTCTTAAAGTTTCGAATTTTGTACGTAAAAGACTGGGCAAACGAAAAGCGCAACTCTTACCGGAATTCATTCTGAAGATTGGATATTTTCTTAACATATTTTTGGGCTGGCTTTTCCCAAAACTGCGCATGCTGAATAAAGTAAATTTAGAAACCGTAACTTCCCATCACCTCGTTTCCAATGAAAAAATACGGGAGAAACTGGATTATGAATTTATTTCTGTTTTCGACAGTCTAGATTTCCACTTGAATAATTACATATCAGATCATCAACCATAA
- a CDS encoding AMP-dependent synthetase/ligase encodes MNIAEFLNVNTEKFPSKPAIGFKKKEKWIEITWSDFRRLVFKTANALREAGISDGDRVAIYSDNSAEWIVFDLAILSIGAITVPIYSTNNKEQAEYILEESECKIILVGNQEQYDAAFEILNKSHLLHQIIVAKKAIWIKKEASQYMEDFIKNTDDNLDISPKEDGDLATIIYTSGTTGVPKGVMLTHGNFHQSVEAHFDFFKFKNFENETSLAFLPLTHIFERSWTLLALSGGAKVYFLENTKLIASALAEIKPTIMCAVPRFYQKIYASVHEMANTSSPTKKKIFTWALDTGTEVAELRRLNKEIPFSLQIKNSLAGMLVFNKIKNKMGGKLWFMPCGGASVSAEVTRFFEAMGIHITVGYGLTETTATLTAFPFHHFEHGSAGVPFGGTQIKIGENDEILAKGRGIMKGYYKKPNETAEVFTEDGWFRTGDAGKFDPAGNLIITDRIKDLMKTSNGKYVAPQPIENLLSNNNYINQAMLIAEGKPYVTAMIIPNFEALQDQLSKMNIPFTTWKEVVNMDKIKEFYRLKIDEIQQNLSGFEKVKKFVLMPSEFEINSGEITPTLKVKRNVVMQKYADLVEKMYTS; translated from the coding sequence ATGAACATTGCAGAATTTTTAAATGTCAATACTGAAAAATTTCCTTCAAAACCCGCTATTGGTTTCAAAAAGAAGGAAAAATGGATAGAAATCACCTGGTCGGATTTTCGGCGTTTGGTTTTTAAAACAGCAAATGCATTGCGGGAAGCCGGAATTAGCGATGGCGATCGCGTCGCAATTTATTCCGATAATTCTGCGGAATGGATTGTTTTTGATCTTGCAATCTTATCAATAGGTGCGATTACAGTTCCGATTTATTCTACCAACAATAAAGAGCAGGCAGAATATATTTTGGAGGAATCAGAATGTAAAATCATTCTGGTAGGTAATCAGGAACAGTATGATGCAGCATTTGAAATCCTAAATAAATCTCACCTTCTTCACCAAATTATTGTGGCAAAAAAAGCCATTTGGATCAAGAAAGAGGCGAGTCAGTATATGGAAGATTTCATTAAAAATACGGATGATAATTTAGATATTTCGCCGAAAGAAGATGGGGATTTAGCGACAATTATTTATACTTCTGGCACAACAGGTGTTCCAAAAGGCGTAATGTTGACACACGGAAATTTCCATCAGTCAGTTGAAGCACACTTCGATTTTTTTAAATTTAAAAATTTCGAGAATGAAACTTCACTCGCATTTTTACCGCTTACTCATATTTTCGAAAGAAGCTGGACTTTATTGGCTTTATCAGGTGGTGCAAAAGTATATTTCCTGGAAAATACAAAACTCATCGCAAGTGCATTAGCGGAAATAAAACCCACCATTATGTGCGCTGTGCCGAGGTTTTATCAAAAGATTTATGCCAGCGTTCATGAAATGGCAAACACCAGTTCACCTACGAAGAAGAAGATTTTCACCTGGGCACTCGACACGGGAACTGAAGTTGCAGAACTGCGAAGATTGAATAAAGAAATTCCTTTTTCTTTACAGATTAAAAATTCCCTTGCCGGCATGTTGGTTTTTAATAAGATCAAAAATAAGATGGGCGGAAAACTTTGGTTTATGCCATGTGGTGGTGCATCCGTCTCGGCTGAAGTTACCAGATTTTTCGAAGCGATGGGCATTCATATCACTGTCGGTTACGGCCTTACCGAAACTACGGCGACTTTAACCGCTTTCCCTTTTCACCATTTTGAACATGGTTCTGCAGGTGTTCCGTTTGGAGGTACCCAAATTAAAATTGGAGAAAATGATGAAATATTAGCCAAAGGAAGAGGAATTATGAAAGGCTATTATAAAAAACCAAATGAAACTGCGGAAGTTTTTACCGAAGATGGCTGGTTCCGAACCGGTGACGCAGGTAAATTTGATCCAGCTGGTAATTTAATTATTACAGACAGAATTAAAGATTTAATGAAAACATCAAATGGGAAATATGTGGCCCCACAACCCATTGAAAATCTTCTTTCTAACAATAATTACATCAACCAAGCCATGCTTATTGCAGAAGGGAAACCTTATGTCACGGCCATGATTATTCCAAACTTTGAAGCTTTGCAGGATCAACTTTCGAAAATGAATATTCCATTTACAACCTGGAAAGAAGTCGTAAATATGGACAAGATTAAAGAATTTTATCGGCTTAAAATTGATGAAATTCAGCAAAATCTTTCAGGATTTGAAAAAGTTAAGAAATTCGTTTTAATGCCGTCGGAATTTGAAATTAATAGTGGTGAGATTACGCCAACACTGAAAGTAAAAAGAAACGTAGTGATGCAGAAATATGCAGATTTGGTCGAAAAAATGTACACTTCTTAA
- a CDS encoding diphosphomevalonate/mevalonate 3,5-bisphosphate decarboxylase family protein, with product MSEFSGNKSFKISNQKVTESCPSNIALIKYWGKYENQIPANPSISYTLDMCKTNTQMEFLPDEKFSVQTFLSGKEEPKFAEKIEKYFKNIQEYLPWILNGKYIIKTENTFPHSSGIASSASGFGAIAKCLMRLDDTFTGCNNEDFALKKASFLARLGSGSACRSIYDGLVVWGETEEVTGSSDFFAVKYPNDDVDEIFRSFNDWVLLIHEGEKSVSSTVGHGLMNTNPYAERRFQEAHENFSKIKTILRNGDLKSFIKLVEHEALTLHAMMMISDPAFILMKTGTLAVINKIWDFRKETDLPLFFTLDAGANVHLLFPANENEDLIQEFIIKELLQHTQNNGVVKDVMKF from the coding sequence ATGAGTGAATTCTCTGGAAATAAATCCTTCAAAATTAGTAACCAAAAGGTTACTGAAAGTTGTCCTTCTAATATTGCCTTAATAAAATATTGGGGTAAATATGAAAATCAAATCCCTGCCAATCCCAGTATAAGTTATACTTTGGATATGTGCAAGACGAATACCCAAATGGAGTTTTTACCAGATGAAAAATTCTCAGTACAGACATTTCTATCCGGAAAAGAAGAACCGAAGTTCGCAGAAAAAATTGAAAAATATTTTAAGAATATTCAAGAATACTTGCCTTGGATTTTGAACGGTAAATATATTATTAAAACAGAAAACACTTTTCCTCATAGTTCTGGAATTGCAAGTTCAGCCTCGGGATTTGGCGCAATTGCGAAGTGTCTGATGAGGTTAGACGATACTTTTACGGGTTGTAATAATGAAGATTTTGCCTTGAAAAAAGCCAGTTTTTTAGCACGTTTAGGAAGTGGTAGCGCGTGTAGAAGTATATATGACGGACTTGTCGTTTGGGGCGAAACAGAAGAAGTTACAGGCAGTTCTGATTTTTTTGCCGTAAAATATCCGAATGATGATGTTGATGAGATTTTTCGCAGTTTTAACGACTGGGTTTTGCTTATTCACGAAGGTGAGAAATCGGTGAGTTCCACGGTAGGACATGGATTGATGAATACAAATCCGTACGCAGAACGCCGTTTTCAGGAAGCCCATGAAAATTTTTCAAAGATTAAAACGATCCTGCGAAATGGTGATCTGAAAAGTTTTATTAAGCTTGTAGAACATGAAGCCCTTACGCTTCACGCTATGATGATGATCAGCGATCCTGCATTTATTTTAATGAAAACCGGTACATTAGCAGTAATCAATAAGATTTGGGACTTTCGAAAAGAAACAGATTTGCCGCTCTTCTTCACCCTAGATGCCGGCGCAAATGTGCATCTGCTTTTCCCTGCTAATGAAAATGAGGATTTAATTCAGGAATTCATCATCAAAGAACTCTTACAACATACCCAAAATAACGGAGTTGTAAAAGACGTAATGAAATTTTAA
- a CDS encoding MarC family protein has product MLEFFSLKETLTATMILFAVIDIVGSVPIIVGLKKKFGKIEAERATIVAGILMISFLFIGNNILKLIGVDVNSFAIAGAFVIFIIAIEMILGIEIQKNTESKSASIVPIAFPLIAGAGTLTTTLSLRAEYHDINIIAGIILNTIFVYLVLKSANWLENKLGDGTLQVLQKVFGIILLAISIKLFTANFAQLFSTYVKF; this is encoded by the coding sequence ATGCTAGAATTTTTCTCCCTAAAAGAGACCCTTACTGCAACCATGATTCTTTTCGCAGTTATTGATATCGTTGGATCGGTCCCAATTATTGTTGGCTTGAAAAAGAAATTTGGAAAAATTGAAGCAGAACGCGCAACGATTGTAGCAGGGATTTTAATGATTTCATTTCTATTTATTGGTAATAATATTTTGAAACTAATTGGTGTAGATGTTAATTCATTTGCCATTGCAGGAGCATTTGTAATTTTTATCATCGCAATAGAGATGATATTAGGTATTGAAATTCAGAAAAATACCGAATCTAAATCCGCTTCCATCGTGCCCATTGCATTTCCACTTATTGCTGGCGCAGGAACATTAACAACAACACTTTCTTTGAGAGCAGAATATCATGATATCAACATTATTGCGGGGATTATTCTCAATACAATTTTCGTATATTTGGTGCTGAAATCAGCGAACTGGCTGGAAAACAAATTGGGCGACGGAACGCTTCAGGTTTTACAAAAGGTTTTCGGAATTATTTTATTGGCGATTTCCATTAAATTATTTACCGCTAATTTCGCACAACTCTTTTCAACTTACGTTAAATTTTAA
- a CDS encoding BatD family protein — protein MQHKIPHILFLLLTVLGYGQVKLAISEVKDLKVNQRFKLTVLLEISGENMEQETPLQAPDLSKFDMIGSASERNIIEVDRQKGNVIDQLVYQWVLAPKQAGKVKIGSVLVTVNGKIYKTEPFDVIVKDADRNSSVADNADTNDLYLNLEVQDKEVYKNQPVKAILRAYSRNYNNFRKVGNVQVAPQKNMNVKQVSHTKSEIESRQGIASQVIGTFMIFPKESGSIEIDPISASFSPKSTPLKISSNAVKLNVKKLPSGMPHHFKNAVGRFAIELSNKNEGEIFEIDKPLNIVLKVSGKGNIESLVLPELSKSTDYIFYEPKLTTQSSAKESGLTGAVIAEYVVVPKKAGLISLKFEDFSFFDPTLKKYTDLGAQELRLDIKTPEQIAEAKSTLERVNDYTNTVLETVNTPVLQTQHLKVKERDTINWKVVFGNLALLSTFAALFFLVLRKKEKKKQKKLTVPLPLVSTSIADTEELVRKNMVNHFEENIEYLKILKDQNDFSKFFSAYDELNKETKLRYDAEDEKTFKRKLESAKGQHLTEKYRILGERIQMEKFSPIHSEEEINDLFEAIKTIYSEINK, from the coding sequence ATGCAACATAAAATTCCCCACATATTATTTCTTCTTCTAACAGTGCTTGGTTACGGTCAGGTTAAACTGGCGATTTCTGAAGTTAAAGATTTGAAAGTGAACCAGCGCTTTAAATTGACTGTCCTTTTGGAAATCAGCGGAGAAAATATGGAACAGGAAACTCCGCTTCAGGCACCTGATTTATCTAAATTTGATATGATTGGATCCGCATCGGAGCGTAACATCATTGAAGTTGACCGTCAGAAAGGAAATGTTATCGACCAACTGGTCTATCAGTGGGTTCTTGCGCCAAAGCAAGCGGGAAAGGTGAAGATTGGCTCTGTCCTCGTCACCGTTAACGGCAAAATTTACAAAACGGAACCTTTTGACGTAATCGTTAAAGATGCTGACCGTAATAGCTCCGTGGCAGATAATGCAGATACCAATGATCTTTACCTTAATTTAGAAGTGCAGGATAAAGAAGTTTATAAAAATCAACCTGTAAAAGCAATTTTACGTGCATACAGCCGCAACTATAACAACTTCAGAAAAGTTGGAAATGTACAAGTTGCACCACAGAAAAACATGAATGTGAAGCAGGTTTCTCACACGAAATCTGAGATCGAATCACGTCAGGGAATAGCTTCGCAGGTTATTGGAACATTTATGATTTTTCCAAAGGAATCTGGTTCGATAGAAATTGATCCTATTTCAGCCTCTTTTTCTCCGAAATCGACACCGCTCAAAATTTCTTCAAACGCTGTAAAACTCAATGTAAAAAAACTGCCGAGTGGAATGCCCCACCATTTCAAAAATGCAGTTGGCAGATTCGCAATAGAATTAAGTAACAAAAATGAAGGTGAAATTTTCGAAATCGACAAACCTTTAAACATTGTATTAAAGGTTTCTGGCAAAGGAAATATTGAATCACTTGTGCTTCCAGAACTTTCAAAATCTACAGATTACATTTTTTACGAACCAAAATTAACTACGCAATCCTCCGCAAAGGAAAGCGGACTTACTGGCGCTGTCATTGCAGAATACGTTGTGGTTCCTAAAAAAGCAGGGCTAATTTCCTTAAAATTTGAAGACTTTTCGTTTTTTGATCCAACTTTAAAAAAATATACGGATTTAGGCGCGCAAGAACTCCGATTAGATATTAAAACACCAGAACAGATTGCAGAAGCAAAGTCGACTTTAGAAAGAGTTAATGATTATACAAACACCGTTCTTGAAACTGTAAACACGCCCGTTCTACAAACGCAACATTTGAAAGTAAAAGAAAGAGATACCATCAATTGGAAAGTTGTTTTTGGAAATTTAGCCTTACTCAGCACTTTTGCGGCATTATTTTTCCTCGTTCTCCGCAAAAAGGAAAAGAAAAAGCAGAAAAAATTGACGGTGCCGTTGCCACTTGTATCCACATCAATAGCTGATACCGAAGAACTCGTAAGGAAAAACATGGTGAATCACTTTGAAGAAAACATTGAATATTTAAAAATCCTGAAAGACCAAAATGATTTTTCAAAGTTTTTCTCTGCCTATGACGAATTGAACAAGGAAACAAAATTACGCTACGACGCGGAGGATGAAAAAACATTTAAAAGAAAACTGGAATCTGCAAAAGGCCAGCATTTAACCGAAAAATATAGAATTCTTGGGGAACGTATTCAGATGGAGAAATTCTCCCCGATCCATTCTGAAGAGGAAATAAATGACCTGTTTGAAGCGATTAAAACAATCTATTCGGAAATTAACAAATAA
- a CDS encoding tetratricopeptide repeat protein: MITFGAAFLSAQENYKTLVFKGNQEFDQKNYESASSKYMEAAKLNEKEFTAHYNLGNALYKREMYDEAKAEFEKAEKIASTLPDKSAALYNLGNAYMQQQDSKKAAELYKQSLKQDPYNESIRKNYEIAMLKEKEKEQQKKEKNNSGGGGGDDQNKDKNKGNEKGDQPEKQDGAGQQGKGEGEGKDQNDGKSDNSGNKMPKDLEDAILNRVGNKERETAKRILNKNSYSMPQSNEKDW; encoded by the coding sequence ATGATAACTTTCGGTGCTGCATTTTTATCAGCACAGGAAAATTATAAAACGCTCGTATTCAAAGGCAATCAGGAATTCGATCAAAAAAACTATGAATCTGCCTCCTCAAAATACATGGAAGCAGCAAAGTTGAATGAGAAAGAGTTCACTGCGCACTATAATCTTGGGAATGCACTTTACAAAAGAGAGATGTATGACGAAGCAAAAGCAGAATTTGAAAAAGCAGAGAAGATTGCCTCAACCTTACCCGACAAAAGTGCCGCCCTTTATAATTTAGGAAACGCTTACATGCAGCAGCAAGATTCAAAAAAAGCTGCAGAACTTTATAAACAATCCCTTAAACAAGATCCTTATAACGAATCAATTCGTAAAAACTACGAAATTGCGATGTTGAAAGAAAAAGAAAAGGAGCAGCAGAAAAAAGAGAAAAATAATTCTGGCGGCGGCGGTGGCGACGACCAAAACAAAGATAAAAATAAGGGCAACGAAAAAGGTGATCAGCCCGAAAAACAAGATGGTGCGGGCCAACAGGGAAAAGGTGAAGGTGAAGGAAAAGATCAAAACGATGGAAAAAGCGATAACTCTGGTAATAAAATGCCAAAAGATTTAGAGGACGCGATCCTAAACCGCGTTGGAAATAAAGAACGCGAAACAGCCAAAAGAATTCTTAATAAAAACTCCTACTCTATGCCGCAGAGCAACGAGAAGGACTGGTAA